AGTCACACATTTTTTTACTTgataaatactgcaccaaacaccctAGTAGgatgtaaaattgcgcaactAATACCCCCTTGGTTTCACACTCCATCTTTCTTTAAAATAAAAAGTTATTTCAATATATTTAGGCAATTTAACCTAATCTCACAGTTAATGTGGGGAATGGGGATCAATTTTTATGATGGGAAATTAATACACACGCACATAAACATTTACACACACTCACTTTGTTTGTAATCATGTTATAGTCAACTCTTGACTTTTGTATGAATTCtttttaataaaatatttgtatctaGTTGTCATGTATTCATCATCTATCAGTAATAATTAACATGGTTAAACAGTCGTACATCTATGCTTGATTTATCTTTTGGTATATTTGTCATTTTTATACAAATTCTGCATTTCCACAGAAGAAAGCAATAAGTAATCAACACCCTAAATTAGTTTAtgtatgactgtgatatgtggttgtctcacctagctatcttacgATGAATGCACCAAGTTACTTAAGTTactttggataagagtgtctgctaaatgactaaaatgtcaaatgtatagTATCGCTGTGGAATAGGAGCACAACATAATTTTCTATTTAATCTGAGCCTATAACAGCCAGCGGGAATATACGGAGCGCaggtgttggtaatgttctctagttgcgccgtgattagctcagtgttctgtcactcatggggacacaacGTGactgccaagtctaagggtagagtttgaaaaattcaagccccttgggttctgccatagagttacactagaagtgcccatccaagaaggtctcaaggtcattggccacagataaaaggaTGTCAAAttacgttatatctacagtagcattgattggactgatcatgtcaaaatCATACTTTcagaatcttagctagcagtcatcatcatgaatcaagtcgacaatctactggcaaatagtgttaatccttgtcatatgaagagaaattatatcttaaacgtatcggtgctcatcggccattggatataaacatttcacaacaagttggaaatcgcaaattgaACAATGAGTAGTTTGGAAGgagtcagtggctaactgcaagcattgcaaagcaatctctagcctgctattcagtggactGGCTGTGTGGaaccaaatctgggattaagtatctcttttccaagtttaaaataattaacattcaactttgccatgctgtcaatgaagcatgatttgtgtcTCGCTCAAAAAACAGTTCACTCGGAACtgcgaaaacttgacttcagtgagttcaagacaactggaaccTCGGGGAAAAAACAGGCTTCGACTGGAAAAATAAGTTTTGAAGGAACTTCACtgaactttatgcaaactggaaaccatatatcctgaggctgtgtTTATTGTAGCTAGGGATTTTCACAAAGCAAATTCTAACAGCATATTGACTGTAGCACTCGcactggaccactgctactctaacttccgggatgcatacaaggccctccccctccctcctttcggcaaatctgaccacaactccattttgctcctcccttcctataggcatgaactcaaacaggaagcacccatgctaaggactattcaatgctggtcagACCAATCGGAAAtcaacgcttcaagattgtttcgaTCACGGGGACTAGGATATGTTTCGGATAGCTTCCTAGAATAATATTGACGTGTACACTGAGATGGTTACTGATTTCATcaagaagtgtataggagatgttgtacacactatgactattaaaacctaccctaaccagaaaacatggatagatggcagcattcacgcaaaactgaaagcaccaaatttaaccatggcaaggtgactgggaatatggcagaatagaaACAGAGTAGTcgttccctccacaaggcaaccAAACAGGTAAAACGTCAATATCGAGACAaaatggagtcacaattcaacggctcagacatgagacgtatgtggcagtgtttagagtcaatcacggactataaAAGGAAAACCAACCACCGACGTCTTGctgccagacaagctaaacatgttctttgcccgctttgaagaTAATACAGCGCCAGCGCCAcaaccaaggactgtgggctctccttctccatggctgacatttaaacttgttaaccctctcaaggctgccggcccaggtggcatccctagctgcatcctcagagcattcgcagaccagctgactggtgtgtttacagacatattcaatctctccctatcccagtctgctgtccccacatgcttcaagatggccaccattgttcctgtacccaagaatgcaatggtaactgaactaaatgactatcgccccgtagcactcactgctttgagagactagtcaagtatcatttcacctccaccttacctgtcaccctagacccacttcaatttgcttactgcctcaataggtccacagacgatgtaatcgccatcacactgcacactgccctatcctatctggacaagaggatAACCTATGTAagcatgctgttcattgactatagctcagcattcaacaccatagtacgccccaagctcatcattacgcttgaggccctgggtctcaaccccgccctgtgcaattgggtcctagacttcccgacgggccgcccccaggtggtcagTCGTCCTCTACAccagggccccacaagggtgcgtgctcagcccactcctgtactccctgttcacccataactgcgtggccatcaagtttgcagaccaacaatgacgagacagcctgcagggaggaggtgagggctctctgATTGTGGTGTAAGGAATATAacttctcactcaacgtcaacaaaacaatggagataatcgtagacttcaggaaacagcagagggaacctcaggaggctgaagaaatttggcttgtcaatttaaaaccctcacaaacagccctccaggacacctacagcacccgatgtcacaagaaggccaaaaagattatcaatgacaacaaccatccgagccactgcctgttcaccccagtaccatccagaaggcgaggtcagtacaggtgcatcaaagctgggaccgagagactgaaaaacagcttctatcgcaaGGACTGTTaatcagccatcactagcacagagaggctgctgcctacatacagacttgaaatcattggccactttaataaatggaacactagtcactttagtaATGCCGCTTTAAAATGTTTACATCTTACATTACTTATctaaaatgtatatactgtattctatacggtctattgcatcttagcctgtGCACTCTGGCATTGCTCAtccatactgtatatttatatattcttagtCCATTCCTTTTCTTAGATTTGTGttttaggtatttgttgtggaattgttagatattacttgttagatattgctgcacggtcagaactagaagcacaagcatttcgctacactcacaataacatctgctaaccatgtgtatgtgaccaatacatttgatttgattcgatttttgatTTGAATTATAAATCCGGAACTCGGGCCCTTTTCTAGAGCTATgagctgaagatcactgacgtcatcatgattcgaccttgtttttttcagagttcccagttgtcttgaaagcaccataaatccagagaatgacagactttgatgacaacatttgcccacaagaaggacctcCGTGTCATCTTCcttttcaagtgagcacagcacaacaagatgagtccaaaaatgtattgtaatatGATGTAATATGCTGGGAAGATATGTAtaatgtagctaagaaagtaatagtaagtgtatgttgtgtagtaagctgttagtagcccatgtgtctcACCCTTAGAATTtggtccctctccccctcaggacttagcctactgttctgactagGTGGTGCACATGTAACCTGTAGCCTGTTTTCGAGAAATGTCAtctattgaatattgtaagagctttcattgtctgcttatatgtcctacagttctgacttggtataCAGGGAGAATAATGTAAGAACGACCCATGTTCTGAAATCTGTCGTTGTACATttaaaaagtgctgaacaaatagttacagTATATCGACAACTCACTCATTAACGTCTTAAACAAAATGACGGCTTGCCTGttatccgctcatcgttcccttatgcaatagtttgtacatctcaattgttataTAGCTTATATAGGTCTATGTCATTAATATCTTATTCATCATTTTAGGCAATGTTGGAATGATTTCATTGTTTTGCTTACTTTGTGTATTATAATTAGCTGATGTGCTTTTCTTGATGAGGAGGAGATAccatataatgttgttgggtctgtaaccatgtttgCCAGTGACAGTCTCTTCGCAATCAAATATTTGTTTTCAACAAAAAGTTCAGCAATAGACCCAAGTAATTCCAGTTGAAATTGTGAGGGTTGTTTTGTTTGCGCAATGCACTGTCTGTGCGTCAGTATATTGTCTACAAAAGTTGATACTCGTGattgtattttccttcctttttagaccagatacagtgcatttggaaagtattcagactccttcactttttacacattttgttacatccttattctaaaattgattaaatatttttttcctcatcaatctacaaacaataccccataatgacaaattgaaaactgttttttacacatttttgctaatttattacaaatatgaaacagatataccttatttacttaagtactcagacccttttcaatgagacttgaaattgagctcaggtgcatcctgtttccattgatcatccttgagatgtttctacaacttttaaAACACAAAACTATAAAAACCttggaagaaagaggagaggaagagacaggaggggaggagaggatgagagggaagaAAAGGAAAAGaggaagatgagggagagaggggggagaagaggaagagaggggtgcaGGAATAGACATGAGCTTATGTTTACATGATATCTCAGGATTTATATACACTCCACTTTACTAAGCTCTTTTTTGTTTGTCATGATTATCTAATGTCCATTCACCAACAATCACTAATAAACAGTTCCGGTTCTTTCACCTACTTCTTTAATTCAGGATGTCTCCCCACAGAGGGGCAAAGTATTTGGTTAAATTAAATTACTTTATTATACTACACCTTGAAGATGGTTACCTATACAGCACAGAACAAAATAAATGTGTACACTTCCATGCTATGTAGCATGAAAAAGAAACTTATGCAACTTTCATGGAAGTGTATGAGTTTCTTTTATAGCCTGTGTTCTATAGGCAAGGAACTTCAAGCCCAAGATGGGAAGTTATGACAATAAAGAAGGAACTAAAGGTCGCTCAGCAATGAGGAAGTTAGTCAACTAAACAGATGATACAgtaagcacagacacacacagcctaccACCCACCCATATTTAATGGGGAGTGTTCAAAGTCGGATTAGTGGCTGACGCATACACCTATTGTGCATTACATTTCCTGGTAAATTATTATCTGGAAGTCCCAGGTAGAGTACAAACTTTGCAGGAGGCTAAACAAAACACCGCTGACCAGCCATATCACCTCTTACTGTACTACAAACATCCTTCTGTCCTCTGTGAAGATGTCCAGCTCTCAAACAACCACCACTAACGGGGCGGTGGTATTCACCCATGTCTACCCCTATGGGAACGGGATTGGGGTCGCAGGGGTCGCATCTGCTCCTCACTGTCTGGGACAGACGGTCTCTTCAGTGCTGGGAAGTTTCCGGGCAGGGCATCCAAAAGCGCTGGGAGTAAGAATTTATGTTTTACatcatttgaaaatgatttttcaTTTTGTTTGAACGAAGAGAGAAATGAATTTTCTGCTTTGTTTTTCTCTCACAGACCATACAGATCATGATTGGTTTGATGATGCTGTTGACAGGAATCGTGATGACTGCCGGACCACAAGTAGACAATATTGGAGGATTTAGTGGAATATTTGTCTGGGGATCTATCATTGTGAGTGAGCTGCTCTGTCTAATAATAATTTCTTACATTTCCTGTCTGTCGCGATGCAAACAAAACATCCTAATAATTGAATCGTCATATTTTGAAAAGAAATGCATTAAAAACAATACAGTATGTggaattttttttatataaaaaaattcaATATTTCAATATATAAAATCTTGAATGTATAATGAATGACTTAACAAATTACTTTTATCAATGTATATGTATTTGGCTAGGCCTGTGCCGTTCATACACTCATGCATTTCAGTTTCTGTTGACTTCTATGTGGGAGTAATTAAACTTGATTTTGAACTTTGGTCATACTGTAGAAATATTTTTGTcccacatggtaccctactccctatacagtgcactacttttgtagtGTAcgatgtagagaatagggtgccatttggtatgtaGGCTTGTATAATCTCTTCCTTGTTCCTTCTCAGTATGTAGTTGCAGGCTCTCTAACTGTTGCTGCTGACAACAAACTGAACAAATGTCTGGTCAGTATCAACTATTTTTGCCTCAATAAAGTTTAGGCTTTTGATTTATATAGTTCCACTCTATTTTAAAAACATAGAATCTACTTCACATATAGGCACTCATGTTTTCATTCAATCTGTTTGTTTGCCTCCTTTCCGCACTGACGATTCAGCAACTGTGAATTGCCCCTTTAATAAAGACTTGCAATAATGATTGTCAACACACTGTATTTTATATTGCATTTCATTCTTCACAACCAATCATTCATTCCCAtgttctctttctgctctctgtcCCTTAGGTAAAAGGCTCCCTTGGAATGAATGTTGTCGCCACAGTTACTGCTCTTACTGGCACCATTCTGCATTCTTTAGACAGTGCTGGGATCCtcttgtacatttacattttacatttaagtcatttagcagacgctcttatccagagcgacttacaaattggaaagttcatacatattcatcctggtccccccgtggggaatgaacccacaaccctggcgttgcaagcgccatgctctaccaactgagccacacgggaccgtgtacTACTGTGACTATCCAGGCAATCCTTCATACTACCCTCCATCCTATGTCTACTACCCTACGTCCTCTGTCTGTCAACAGTATCGGGTATATACCAAATGCTTATTCCTTTGGTCAGGAGATATTTGTAAATCGGTAAAGGGGTATTTATCACCTATAATATCGTATTACTAGACTAATGTACGTACTGTTTAATGTTTTTTATTCGTTTAAATTATACTCCATTTGGAGCAGATATGTGATATCTCGAACATGCAAGCAATAGTGAATTAGATGCTATTGAGTTGCTATATAgatgctatgctatgctatatAGATGCTATTACTTATACTTC
The sequence above is a segment of the Salvelinus alpinus chromosome 1, SLU_Salpinus.1, whole genome shotgun sequence genome. Coding sequences within it:
- the LOC139581041 gene encoding membrane-spanning 4-domains subfamily A member 4A-like, which codes for MSSSQTTTTNGAVVFTHVYPYGNGIGVAGVASAPHCLGQTVSSVLGSFRAGHPKALGTIQIMIGLMMLLTGIVMTAGPQVDNIGGFSGIFVWGSIIYVVAGSLTVAADNKLNKCLVKGSLGMNVVATVTALTGTILHSLDSAGILVYYCDYPGNPSYYPPSYVYYPTSSVCQQYRVRSQGISGVLAVFSLLELIVSICVSSFACRAVCLCCRSTPEQVFIIGNQIPVPHGSMTPSNAPYPPQNNYETVNYPKGPEGGDMGTGFQQNHLPPQYTPLIP